TTTCTTACATCAACCGATTAAGTTGACTTGGGCCAGCTGTTGCATGCACATCCAGCAAATTATTCCATGTCTTcttctgaactttttttttttttttgagaaacgtTTTCTTCTGAACTCAACATTGTTTTCCTTGCGATAACACCGAACTTGTGGAAAACTGCAGGAATAACAAGCTTTTGTGAAGACATAGTAGGGTTTATTTATGAACAGGAAATTTGTGAAGACGTAATTAGCAGGGAAACTAAGCTGATGTTGGCAGGGCAACGCCAAGCGATAGCAAGGAAACTAAAGCCAAACAAGACAAAATGACAGTCAACGACGATGCATGTCGTTTTTGCTCCTCAAGTACTATAATACACTTCCcctcaaaaacaaaaatactatAATATTCCTCcccttttatattataaatcgttttaacttttttcttatcAATCTTccttaagtttaactaaatttataaaaaaagcaAATCATTTACTTCTAATTAATTTCACTAAATCTGttatttcattaaattacttcaaattaattactccatccatccgtttcaggtcataaaatgttttgactttggtcaaaaattaaattgtttcaagtttaactaaatttgtataaaaaatagtaatattttcgatccaagataaatctattataaaaatatatttaattattaatttaataaaaactaatttggtagtgtaaatattactatatttgtctctaaacttaatcaaatttaaagcagtttgacatctataacctaaaacggagggggCATTTAGATAGTATgcttattttgtgttgaaaatgtcaCTATGTTTTTGATAAATTTAGTCTTAAAGAATTTTGACTTAAAGATAAGTTAAAACGATTTGTAATATTAAATGGAGGGAAAATCTTTTAATCTCCATCTCCCTGTATTGCTTCGTTGATTTAATGATTTCTTCTTCCTTCGGATAGTTTCCACATTCCAGTATCAGGAATGGTCCAATTGGGCCAAGAAAGAAATTGCTCTGCAAATAGTAATATGCCAGGCAGCTAACAGGAATTGAAGTTCAGACCTTGtctgaacttcttctccttctttcgAAAAACGAAGGGTAATTGATGCTTTCACATAAACATGCAACTGAACGAAGGGTAATggaacattgcatatttgcattgcattgcattattCAGTTGTAACATTCAAAAGGCATTCAGAAGAACTGAAACATGAAGCGAAACACAGAAGGCATTATATTGCAGTAGACTGAATCAATGTGTCTGTCcagatgaaaagaaaaagaagaagctaCTATAGTAGCaatgttgtttttgttgcttgGATGCGAAGTGTATCACTGGTAGCAATGTCATTCTattcctcatcctcctccacctcgtggAAGCGGAGATGCTTCCCCTCCGGCACCGGCAGGCCCCTCAGAACCATGGTGCAGTTCTCCACCGGCACATGCGCCACgtcctccctctccatctcgccgtcgctgtcgtagATGAACCTGGTGTGCTTCCCCTGAAACGCAGGCAGCCCAGCCTtcttgtcctcctcctcctcatcgttaAACACAGACATCTTACTCATCCCCTCACACAGATCATCAAAgcactcatcatcatcatcatcttctgttagccactcctcctcctcctcctctgggtCTTGATCAGTGAACGTGTCCTCGTCGCCCTTCTCGGAGCTGGCATTGACCTGGATTGACCAAGCCGATGAGCTGTCGTCGTCCGGTGATCTGTCGGTGCTGCTGCTGTCCTGGAACgagagggacgacgacgagacCACCGAGGCAGCATTGGACAGGTCCGATTTCCCGGGGGAGTCGTCGAACACCAGTGCACGGTTGCACTCCCCAAGGTGGTTCTCCTCCGCCTGAGCTGGAGGTGGCGGCAGGGCATCTGCAATGACCTGCACCACAGACAGAGGGACCAAATCAGCTCAAGACCAATTGCAACAATAACTACACATGGATAGCttcacaaacacaaacacaaacatTTGGGCAAGTAAGTTTATGCATGTACTACTGTATGTACTGCAAACACATGACAAATGTCCTTGTGCAGAGTTGGTGTTACAGGTCATGTAAGAAGAGCGATAAGCATCTTCTGGATCCTTTTGTCCAATCTATTTTGAATGCAGCAAGCCAGGAAACCAAACATTATTATGTTAGAACAATCCAACAGAATAGCACCCAGTGTAGAATCAATACCAGACTGAAGATATAGACAAATTGAATTTCATGTACAACACCTGACAAATGTCCTTGTCAAATCTGCATTACGTAATGCAGAGGTCGTGTTACAGGTAATGTAAGCGCAGCAATAAGCAAATACAGTACCATCTTCTGAATCCTTGGGTCTAATAGATTTGGAATGGGCAGCAAGTGAAGAAACGAAATGTTATCCTAGAAAATGATTGCTGCGACGCATGGTTAATCGAACAGAATTCGCCTAATGTTGGATGTCCTACAGCTAGAACAGCAATTTCGCGCAtaacaaaacacacacacatatagattggattggattggattattTGAAGAAAATGATTGCACGCATGATTGATTGGTGGAACAGAAGCAAAGGAAACCATATTGGGAAGCAAGCAAGGGAGGAggaatgggggggggggggggggcgaaaaATTAGGTTAATGTTTACCTGCAGCTTGGAAagcaactcctcctcctcgaggaCGCATGGCACCGTCATGGTGAAGGcgtgaggagcggcggcggtgaggtgcGGAGTGTTGGCCGGCGTGGGGGCGAGGAGGTGGGCGGGCGACCTGGCGAGACCGAGCAGCGCGTGGATGGGCGCGTGGATGCGGAGGATGTtgggggagggaggagcggcggcggtgcaggaggaggaggaggaggcgtcgtGGTGGACCTTCTGGAGGAGCGTCTTGACCTGGCCGCGGAGGAGCGCCTCGCCGGATCCGGGGGTGCGGCGGGAGGCCCTGGTGGGGCgggccatggcggcggtggaggccggcgtGCGGAGGCCCgaggcggcgaggccgacgatGGGGGAGTCGTTGGTGATGTCGTGCAGGGCGGGGCGCGGCGGGTGGGCCGTGGACGTggcgtcgggggcggcggcggaggccttgGCCATGGAGCGGGTGATCCTCCTGCTGGAGAGGGGCGTCTCCATGCTTGGCTGCTTGCTGCTGCgtatgaggaggaggaggaggcgcgagactgacaagagaagaagagagagagagagagagagagacggacggacggacggaggcggctgctgctgctgctgctgctttaaAGTTTAAACGCAAGTGCGTAGCCGTTCGTTCGTTCGTGGGTGGTGGAGTACAACGGTCGGTAATATGACCGTTGTCCCGTTCCGCGgcgccgctcgcctcgcctcccgtCTCCGTCTACACGCCACCTACTAGCCGTTGCAACTAGGCCCATATACGTACTACGGCCCAGTCCATCTAGCACACGTACGCCTTCAACCTCAACCCTGGCCTGCTAGTCTCTACGGGCTGACACCAAGGCCGCAtataactatttgccaccctTACATTTAGCGTTTAACTATTTTATCATCCATTTGTTAATGAAACACGTGAGCTGAGTAAATAGTTTGTGTTAAACATGGATAACTGAAATTGTGGGGACATACAAGTAGGAGTATCTATTTTATTCTTTAAGCTTTACATTACAATTAATCCattctaaacataattatactatcattttcaatatttttttgtgtTCACGATAAAGTGTGAAATTATATCTACTatatttattatctaaaaaaatatctactaTATTTCAAAAACactaaatataattattattttacattttttttaaaaaatgctagCCACTACACTAGttggaataattaattaactgtatGTTAGGGTGCGCAAAACGCGCCGTCGATCCTAGAATAACCAAAGCGCAAAACACTAGTAAAACGCACATGCCTTTGCTATGGGTAAATGCCCAGTCTATTCACTggaatccaaataaaatatcaaaaaatgTCATCAATAACTAATTTGTAAAACAAGTTAAAAAGTTGGTGGTGGTAAGCTGGTGGCAAAGATGTCACCTATCATTATTATTATCTTTTATAGTATAGGAATTAACATGCATGCAACCCTTTTAAAAATTGAGATATAAAAGATCATAGGGTACACCCGGTTGATagcaaaatcaccaaataattgaatcgaatcgaatcgaacgACCGAAGGAAATAcgagtatatatatgaactGGAAAATGTGTCAGTGTGCACGTACGTACAAACTCATCATCGATCATCTAGAAGCAGGATCAACTGGTGGAATAATGCATGATTGAGATTACACAGTACTAGTAAATAAATTAGTCGATGCGCACGCCTGAACCAGTGGCGTATGTGGCGCTGGAACTGGATCTGCTGTTGATGACACGCTTGGACTCGCCCCACGCGTGGAAGTTGTCTTGCTC
The sequence above is drawn from the Oryza glaberrima chromosome 10, OglaRS2, whole genome shotgun sequence genome and encodes:
- the LOC127786316 gene encoding uncharacterized protein LOC127786316; amino-acid sequence: METPLSSRRITRSMAKASAAAPDATSTAHPPRPALHDITNDSPIVGLAASGLRTPASTAAMARPTRASRRTPGSGEALLRGQVKTLLQKVHHDASSSSSCTAAAPPSPNILRIHAPIHALLGLARSPAHLLAPTPANTPHLTAAAPHAFTMTVPCVLEEEELLSKLQVIADALPPPPAQAEENHLGECNRALVFDDSPGKSDLSNAASVVSSSSLSFQDSSSTDRSPDDDSSSAWSIQVNASSEKGDEDTFTDQDPEEEEEEWLTEDDDDDECFDDLCEGMSKMSVFNDEEEEDKKAGLPAFQGKHTRFIYDSDGEMEREDVAHVPVENCTMVLRGLPVPEGKHLRFHEVEEDEE